Sequence from the Candidatus Woesearchaeota archaeon genome:
TTTTGTATTAATACATATTCTCCTATTAAACCTAAAAAGTGCATATATATACTATGTCTTAAAGATATATAAACTTTTGCGATAAATTGTCGTAATTTTTCCGATTTCAATCTTGTTAAAGGAGTTTTATTAATTTTATAAATAAAAAATAAAAGAGTTTGTTTGTGAAAAGTTTGTTGCTTTTGTTGATCCAGTTATGTTGAAATTGAGAAAATTCTTTAAAATTTTCTATGTTTTTGAAAACAATCTCTGCAATATACTGGTTTTCCTTCTGTTGGTTTGAATGGTACATCACATTCGTTTCCACAATCAGCACATGTTGCTTTATGCATTTCTCTTGGACCATCATTAAATCTTCTTGGACCATCATTAAATCTTTTTGGTCCGCCTCTATTTCCACTAGGTCTTTTGTTTCCAAAATTTCTTCTTCCGCCGTTAAAGTCTGACATTTTTTTTAGCCTCCTATATTTTTTACACATAGACATATTCAAAAGCTAGGCTTCATAATATGTCAGTTTGTGAATAGAAAAAGTGTTTTTTGCAAGATGTGACTATTTATTTTCTTGCTTTATCTATTTTTCCTCTTAGTAATGCATTGAGGGATTGGTCATTTACTTTTATTACTTGCCATCTTACTCCTGGGATGTCTCCTTTACTTCTGCCCATTGAGCCTCCCATGCATTCTATTACTACTTCGTCGTGTTCATCTACTAATTTTTGTGCTCCATCGCCAGGCAGAAAAGCAGTTACTTGTTTACCGTTTTTT
This genomic interval carries:
- a CDS encoding DNA-directed RNA polymerase; translation: MSDFNGGRRNFGNKRPSGNRGGPKRFNDGPRRFNDGPREMHKATCADCGNECDVPFKPTEGKPVYCRDCFQKHRKF